A single region of the Branchiostoma lanceolatum isolate klBraLanc5 chromosome 1, klBraLanc5.hap2, whole genome shotgun sequence genome encodes:
- the LOC136420831 gene encoding pre-rRNA 2'-O-ribose RNA methyltransferase FTSJ3-like isoform X1, giving the protein MGKKGKTGQHRKDKFYKLAKETGYRARSAFKLIQLNRKYGFLQKSKVLVDLCAAPGGWLQVAAKYMPVSSLLVGIDLVSIKPIPNVTTIQADITTDKCRQALRKELATWHADCVLHDGAPNVGSNWLKDASEQAQLVLAALKLATEVLSKGGCFVTKVFRSKDYHALLWVFQQLFKMVHATKPQASRHESAEIFVVCEGFIAPDKIDPRFLDPRFAFKEVDVVQTTQVNLKTLEQKKAKAEGYADGDLTLFHKAKVSEFISSDTYVDMLASKNQLFFDDERIANHPLTTSEIKLCCQDIKLLGRKDIRLLLRWRKKMKEMLQSSTDTDQSTPQTGAEEEEEEDVKIDEHLSQLQQEEAAQLKRKKKEVQKERRKLQERMVLKMDVLNDKHDFQEERPLFNLQRIQKKQELAGVKGDAHLNTALDDIGSESESDEEPEPLIQRDPDLNSEPDSDDLEIAKADQLQYESDQPSAAAVDDDYDIGGVDVELKNPLLVDLESADTDRRVLMRTDRWFSKDIFAGVTSDDDDDDDLEDMDQKDDNDKITDEGVQEEESPVEKHCSEREMTGDDSDTDASDSEASDYDVDETIGKSAQTTAVQAPVNKPRRDGFEVVPENDERTKRKLDPEGLALGALISTSKKRKRDIVDWAFNRYTFDDDGLPDWFVKEEGKHSKKQLPVTKDMVMEYREKLKAINARPVKKVAEAKARKKRKTLKRMEKAKKRAEAITESGDMSDKEKVQQIKQLYKKAGAVGKKKPEKTYVVARKFNAAKRPKRPAGLKGPYRVVDPRMKKDARKNNSKQSGNKRGKKR; this is encoded by the exons ATGGGAAAGAAGGGGAAAACCGGACAACACCGGAAGGACAAGTTCTATAAGTTAGCTAAGGAGACAG GGTACCGAGCTCGTTCTGCGTTCAAACTGATCCAGTTGAACCGGAAGTACGGTTTCCTGCAGAAGTCCAAGGTGCTGGTGGACCTGTGTGCTGCTCCCGGGGGATG GCTTCAGGTTGCTGCCAAGTACATGCCAGTGTCCAGTCTTCTTGTGG GTATAGATTTGGTGTCCATCAAACCTATCCCCAATGTCACCACCATCCAGGCAGACATCACTACAGACAAGTGTAGACAG GCCCTGAGAAAGGAGTTAGCCACATGGCACGCCGACTGCGTACTTCACGACGGAGCTCCTAATGTCGGCTCAAACTGGCTCAAGGATGCCAGTGAACAGG CTCAATTGGTGCTGGCAGCGCTGAAGTTGGCCACAGAAGTCCTGAGCAAAGGTGGCTGTTTTGTCACTAAGGTGTTCCGCTCCAAAGACTACCACGCACTGCTCTGGGTCTTTCAGCAGCTCTTTAAGATGGTCCATGCCACTAAACCACAGGCCTCCAGACATGAGTCTGCTGAGATCTTTGTGGTCTGTGAG GGGTTTATCGCTCCAGACAAGATTGATCCCAGGTTCTTGGATCCGAGGTTTGCCTTCAAGGAAGTTGATGTTGTGCAGACGACCCAGGTCAACCTCAAGACGCTTGAGCAGAAGAAAGCCAAGGCAGAAGGCTATGCTGACGGGGACCTCACACTGTTCCACAAGGCCAAGGTGTCAGAGTTCATCAGTAGTGACACTTACGTGGACATGTTAGCCTCCAAAAATCAG CTGTTCTTTGATGATGAGAGGATTGCCAACCATCCACTGACAACAAGTGAAATAAAACTGTGCTGTCAGGACATCAAGCTGCTGGGCAGAAAGGACATCAG GTTGCTTCTGAGATggaggaagaagatgaaggagATGTTGCAGTCCTCAACAGATACAGATCAAAG CACACCACAGACTGGtgcagaggaggaggaggaggaggatgtgaAGATAGATGAACATCTGAGCCAGCTGCAGCAAGAGGAGGCAGCACAGCTCAAAAG GAAGAAGAAGGAGGTTCAGAAAGAACGTCGGAAACTACAAGAGCGTATGGTGCTGAAAATGGATGTCTTGAACGACAAACACGACTTTCAGGAGGAGAGGCCACTTTTCAACTTGCAGCGCATTCAGAAAAAACAG GAGCTAGCGGGTGTGAAGGGCGACGCCCACCTCAACACTGCGCTGGATGATATCGGATCCGAGTCGGAAAGCGACGAGGAGCCAGAACCTCTAATCCAGCGGGATCCAGATCTGAACAGCGAGCCAGATTCTGATGACCTGGAGATCGCAAAGGCAGACCAACTCCAGTACGAGTCAGATCAGCCCAGTGCTGCTGCTGTGGATGATGACTATGACATTGG CGGAGTAGATGTTGAGTTGAAGAATCCTCTGTTGGTTGACCTGGAGTCAGCAGACACAGACAGAAGGGTGCTGATGAGAACAGACAGGTGGTTCAGcaag GACATTTTTGCTGGGGTGacatctgatgatgatgatgatgatgatttggaaGACATGGACCAGAAGGACGACAACGACAAGATTACTG ATGAGGGAGTCCAGGAGGAGGAATCCCCAGTAGAAAAACACTGTTCTGAGAGAGAGATGACTGGGGATGATTCAGACACTGATGCCAGCGATTCAGAAG CCAGTGACTATGATGTTGATGAGACCATAGGAAAGTCTGCCCAGACTACAGCTGTTCAAGCTCCGGTCAACAAGCCAAGACGAGATGGCTTTGAAGTTGTTCCTGAAAACGATG aAAGAACAAAGAGGAAACTGGACCCAGAGGGACTTGCCTTGGGGGCGCTAATCTCTACATCcaagaagaggaagagagaCATTGTTGACTGGGCGTTTAACAG ATATACATTTGATGATGATGGCCTGCCTGACTGGTTTGTGAAGGAGGAAGGCAAACACAGTAAGAAGCAACTACCAGTCACCAAG GACATGGTGATGGAGTACAGGGAGAAGCTGAAGGCCATTAACGCTCGGCCAGTCAAGAAGGTAGCAGAGGCCAAAGccaggaagaagaggaag ACACTGAAGCGAATGGAGAAAGCCAAGAAAAGAGCCGAGGCCATTACTGAGAGTGGAGACATGTCTGACAAGGAGAAAGTGCAGCAAATCAAACA gcTGTACAAGAAAGCAGGTGCAGTTGGAAAGAAGAAACCTGAGAAGACCTACGTGGTAGCCAGGAAGTTTAATGCAGCCAAGAGACCAAAGAGGCCGGCTGGGCTGAAGGGTCCATACAGAGTCGTGGACCCTCGTATGAAGAAGGATGCCAGAAAAAACAACTCCAAACAGTCTGGCAACAAGAGGGGCAAGAAGAGATAG
- the LOC136420831 gene encoding pre-rRNA 2'-O-ribose RNA methyltransferase FTSJ3-like isoform X2, giving the protein MGKKGKTGQHRKDKFYKLAKETGYRARSAFKLIQLNRKYGFLQKSKVLVDLCAAPGGWLQVAAKYMPVSSLLVGIDLVSIKPIPNVTTIQADITTDKCRQALRKELATWHADCVLHDGAPNVGSNWLKDASEQAQLVLAALKLATEVLSKGGCFVTKVFRSKDYHALLWVFQQLFKMVHATKPQASRHESAEIFVVCEGFIAPDKIDPRFLDPRFAFKEVDVVQTTQVNLKTLEQKKAKAEGYADGDLTLFHKAKVSEFISSDTYVDMLASKNQLFFDDERIANHPLTTSEIKLCCQDIKLLGRKDIRLLLRWRKKMKEMLQSSTDTDQSTPQTGAEEEEEEDVKIDEHLSQLQQEEAAQLKRKKKEVQKERRKLQERMVLKMDVLNDKHDFQEERPLFNLQRIQKKQELAGVKGDAHLNTALDDIGSESESDEEPEPLIQRDPDLNSEPDSDDLEIAKADQLQYESDQPSAAAVDDDYDIGGVDVELKNPLLVDLESADTDRRVLMRTDRWFSKDIFAGVTSDDDDDDDLEDMDQKDDNDKITDEGVQEEESPVEKHCSEREMTGDDSDTDASDSEERTKRKLDPEGLALGALISTSKKRKRDIVDWAFNRYTFDDDGLPDWFVKEEGKHSKKQLPVTKDMVMEYREKLKAINARPVKKVAEAKARKKRKTLKRMEKAKKRAEAITESGDMSDKEKVQQIKQLYKKAGAVGKKKPEKTYVVARKFNAAKRPKRPAGLKGPYRVVDPRMKKDARKNNSKQSGNKRGKKR; this is encoded by the exons ATGGGAAAGAAGGGGAAAACCGGACAACACCGGAAGGACAAGTTCTATAAGTTAGCTAAGGAGACAG GGTACCGAGCTCGTTCTGCGTTCAAACTGATCCAGTTGAACCGGAAGTACGGTTTCCTGCAGAAGTCCAAGGTGCTGGTGGACCTGTGTGCTGCTCCCGGGGGATG GCTTCAGGTTGCTGCCAAGTACATGCCAGTGTCCAGTCTTCTTGTGG GTATAGATTTGGTGTCCATCAAACCTATCCCCAATGTCACCACCATCCAGGCAGACATCACTACAGACAAGTGTAGACAG GCCCTGAGAAAGGAGTTAGCCACATGGCACGCCGACTGCGTACTTCACGACGGAGCTCCTAATGTCGGCTCAAACTGGCTCAAGGATGCCAGTGAACAGG CTCAATTGGTGCTGGCAGCGCTGAAGTTGGCCACAGAAGTCCTGAGCAAAGGTGGCTGTTTTGTCACTAAGGTGTTCCGCTCCAAAGACTACCACGCACTGCTCTGGGTCTTTCAGCAGCTCTTTAAGATGGTCCATGCCACTAAACCACAGGCCTCCAGACATGAGTCTGCTGAGATCTTTGTGGTCTGTGAG GGGTTTATCGCTCCAGACAAGATTGATCCCAGGTTCTTGGATCCGAGGTTTGCCTTCAAGGAAGTTGATGTTGTGCAGACGACCCAGGTCAACCTCAAGACGCTTGAGCAGAAGAAAGCCAAGGCAGAAGGCTATGCTGACGGGGACCTCACACTGTTCCACAAGGCCAAGGTGTCAGAGTTCATCAGTAGTGACACTTACGTGGACATGTTAGCCTCCAAAAATCAG CTGTTCTTTGATGATGAGAGGATTGCCAACCATCCACTGACAACAAGTGAAATAAAACTGTGCTGTCAGGACATCAAGCTGCTGGGCAGAAAGGACATCAG GTTGCTTCTGAGATggaggaagaagatgaaggagATGTTGCAGTCCTCAACAGATACAGATCAAAG CACACCACAGACTGGtgcagaggaggaggaggaggaggatgtgaAGATAGATGAACATCTGAGCCAGCTGCAGCAAGAGGAGGCAGCACAGCTCAAAAG GAAGAAGAAGGAGGTTCAGAAAGAACGTCGGAAACTACAAGAGCGTATGGTGCTGAAAATGGATGTCTTGAACGACAAACACGACTTTCAGGAGGAGAGGCCACTTTTCAACTTGCAGCGCATTCAGAAAAAACAG GAGCTAGCGGGTGTGAAGGGCGACGCCCACCTCAACACTGCGCTGGATGATATCGGATCCGAGTCGGAAAGCGACGAGGAGCCAGAACCTCTAATCCAGCGGGATCCAGATCTGAACAGCGAGCCAGATTCTGATGACCTGGAGATCGCAAAGGCAGACCAACTCCAGTACGAGTCAGATCAGCCCAGTGCTGCTGCTGTGGATGATGACTATGACATTGG CGGAGTAGATGTTGAGTTGAAGAATCCTCTGTTGGTTGACCTGGAGTCAGCAGACACAGACAGAAGGGTGCTGATGAGAACAGACAGGTGGTTCAGcaag GACATTTTTGCTGGGGTGacatctgatgatgatgatgatgatgatttggaaGACATGGACCAGAAGGACGACAACGACAAGATTACTG ATGAGGGAGTCCAGGAGGAGGAATCCCCAGTAGAAAAACACTGTTCTGAGAGAGAGATGACTGGGGATGATTCAGACACTGATGCCAGCGATTCAGAAG aAAGAACAAAGAGGAAACTGGACCCAGAGGGACTTGCCTTGGGGGCGCTAATCTCTACATCcaagaagaggaagagagaCATTGTTGACTGGGCGTTTAACAG ATATACATTTGATGATGATGGCCTGCCTGACTGGTTTGTGAAGGAGGAAGGCAAACACAGTAAGAAGCAACTACCAGTCACCAAG GACATGGTGATGGAGTACAGGGAGAAGCTGAAGGCCATTAACGCTCGGCCAGTCAAGAAGGTAGCAGAGGCCAAAGccaggaagaagaggaag ACACTGAAGCGAATGGAGAAAGCCAAGAAAAGAGCCGAGGCCATTACTGAGAGTGGAGACATGTCTGACAAGGAGAAAGTGCAGCAAATCAAACA gcTGTACAAGAAAGCAGGTGCAGTTGGAAAGAAGAAACCTGAGAAGACCTACGTGGTAGCCAGGAAGTTTAATGCAGCCAAGAGACCAAAGAGGCCGGCTGGGCTGAAGGGTCCATACAGAGTCGTGGACCCTCGTATGAAGAAGGATGCCAGAAAAAACAACTCCAAACAGTCTGGCAACAAGAGGGGCAAGAAGAGATAG
- the LOC136428190 gene encoding uncharacterized protein: protein MAYPGVLFCSFMLVLAGNSVSGYSPSSGSEEKECATTVEMVRTFLMKDSLQEFVSSTLKKGCLGVYSKDKDVSDAHGFCDQEVKTAMSDLNNFLYTKMQSKDMCHLRNHTGNGVGTEKAQQNSVVGAICLTVVSFAEYVLENHREFIASATAGFCTYIPLPSFQSSCTELVIDFMVDLLKDIQMDLNPEAVCNANQFY from the exons ATGGCATACCCAGGCGTGCTGTTCTGCTCATTCATGCTGGTGCTTGCTGGAAACTCTG tgaGTGGGTATTCTCCGTCTAGTGGATCTGAAGAGAAAGAG TGCGCGACTACAGTGGAGATGGTCCGTACCTTCCTCATGAAGGACTCCCTGCAGGAGTTCGTCTCCTCTACCCTGAAGAAAGGCTGCCTCGGCGTCTACTCTAAGGACAAGGACGTATCGGATGCACACGGCTTT TGCGATCAGGAGGTGAAGACAGCCATGTCGGACCTGAACAACTTCCTTTACACCAAGATGCAGTCCAAGGACATGTGTCACCTTCGCAATCACACAG GCAATGGAGTCGGCACTGAGAAGGCCCAGCAGAACTCAGTC GTCGGTGCTATTTGCCTCACCGTCGTGTCCTTCGCCGAGTATGTGCTGGAGAATCACCGT GAGTTTATTGCCAGCGCCACCGCAGGCTTCTGCACTTACATCCCCCTGCCTTCCTTCCAGTCCTCG TGCACTGAATTGGTAATCGACTTCATGGTCGATCTTCTCAAGGATATCCAGATGGACCTGAACCCAGAAGCTGTCTGCAATGCCAACCAATTCTACTAA